In a genomic window of Ipomoea triloba cultivar NCNSP0323 chromosome 3, ASM357664v1:
- the LOC116012433 gene encoding peroxidase 5-like, producing MSSRMLSCCCSSLAMTMVLFTCHLIVLKAELQVGFYSFSCPLAELIIKDEVQKAFLLDSGMAAGIIRLHFHDCFVRGCDGSVLIDSTLFNLAEKDSPPNNPSLRGFEVIDTAKARLESVCKGVVSCADLLAFAARDSVEITGGLTYDVPAGRRDGRTSSYLEALLNLPPPSSTLDLLTLGFALKGFTQEEMVTLSGAHTIGRAHCSSFSNRLYNFNITTDQDPTLDPSYAAFLKLQCPKGDNNPNRVAAMDPWSPAKTDVSYYSNLLANRGLFTTDQALLTNPFTAFLVSQNAQNDFLWKMKFAAAMVKMGKVDVLTGFAGEVRSNCRVIN from the exons ATGAGTTCAAGAATGCTAAGTTGTTGTTGTAGCAGCTTAGCCATGACGATGGTTCTGTTTACATGTCACTTGATTGTGTTAAAAGCTGAATTGCAAGTTGGGTTTTACAGTTTCTCGTGTCCCTTGGCTGAGCTCATTATCAAGGATGAGGTCCAGAAAGCGTTCCTTCTTGATAGCGGAATGGCTGCTGGCATTATAAGGCTGCATTTCCATGACTGCTTTGTTAGA GGGTGTGATGGGTCAGTGCTCATAGATTCCACTCTATTCAACCTAGCAGAAAAGGATTCTCCACCAAATAATCCAAGCCTGAGAGGATTCGAGGTCATTGACACAGCAAAAGCTAGGCTGGAATCCGTATGCAAAGGAGTTGTGTCGTGTGCTGATCTATTGGCTTTTGCAGCCAGGGATAGCGTGGAGATA ACCGGAGGGCTTACCTATGATGTTCCTGCTGGAAGAAGAGATGGGCGTACTTCTTCCTATTTAGAGGCCCTTCTCAATTTGCCACCACCTTCATCTACCCTCGATCTGCTTACTTTAGGCTTTGCTCTCAAGGGATTTACGCAAGAAGAAATGGTTACACTCTCgg GAGCGCACACCATCGGGCGGGCGCATTGCAGCTCTTTCAGTAACAGGCTATACAATTTCAACATAACAACGGATCAAGACCCCACCCTGGATCCCTCATATGCAGCTTTCCTAAAACTGCAGTGTCCAAAAGGGGATAACAACCCAAACCGGGTGGCAGCAATGGACCCCTGGTCTCCAGCCAAAACTGATGTTAGCTACTACTCAAACCTACTGGCTAACCGAGGCCTCTTCACTACAGATCAAGCTCTGCTTACAAATCCATTCACAGCATTCCTAGTCAGCCAGAATGCTCAGAACGATTTTCTCTGGAAAATGAAATTTGCTGCGGCAATGGTGAAGATGGGCAAAGTCGATGTCTTGACAGGTTTTGCCGGAGAGGTTCGATCCAATTGCAGAGTGATTAATTAG